The Biomphalaria glabrata chromosome 7, xgBioGlab47.1, whole genome shotgun sequence region atagtaaaagaaaaagagaatttcagataaatgaaataccgttaattaaattttttggatggtctcgtataaaaattagatgtactacagccatgtggagagattttcataccttactttggtgtttggattctgttttccttaaaaatcggaacataatattaacgataattagatttttacatgttttaggtagaaagttaaatgtactgtaagagagtagcgagttaaaatatttttcataaaaatccgtaaaaacattatttcgtaaatgagaagattatttgtttattaattagaagagggagttcaaacaattatttggcgttagtagatttttaaataaattcggaaatttctggcgacgatttgtaagaaacaaaatccggaactttctttatcgattacaaaacttctatgttatgttttagcaagaaaattaaatgtctaaaaagtaattttcagtaatcaattctagtaaattacttttttttaaagccctgaacaacctattgtcaatatttttaaaatttgtttaaagatgaaaatacggaacaatttgatattgataaccaaaatatagtgacgcattgtcaaataatataagtgtaatattagtaaattatgcgatttcaaacaatcattaggcataattcatgttttataaaacaatatccggaacatttttacacttaatgaaatataagtcagtatagagattttgatttagcattaatatgctatttacataaaaaacggaacaacatattattgataatgtgtttttgcaacgtttaagcatggaaattgaatgtaatataaattagaagagcaaacaaacatttgttggggttaattagttttgcacaaaaaaatccggaacaatcaatttttagatacttaaaactattgagatgttacgggaggaacattaaagtgtaaatcagattttcaatagcttttagagttctagtttttttaatttaatcgtgacggacagaccgaccaacagacaaaacgcacaaaaataatcttctttttttcggatgaaacaaaaaataaataaaatctgatttttttaaaaagtttaatgaattggtttagcacctggtcatgtagcgacgttacgctactgcataaaaatcgctgcataaaaagtccattaaaaaaatgtgcgtgatatttacatacaaaatgcattattagcctttataaaaaacagaaatgttttcttttaattttagcagctagttgaccagaaaaaacatctttaactattatttatatttgttgtaaacatttcctgtacatttttgtaaatatatttgacttagtgatactgaaaatacacaaaaattgtcaatctttgttagcatattgtaacattgcctcccttacatttacgtaattgttttagaattgatgtatttttatgaaaaaatcgcttgcataattaattttataaattaaacggtttgcttttagaaaaccaaaagtagccgttgcacctaaacttttcaagccgcatttaatgatgaaataatatttttcatatctcttctagttttcgagatctgagtgtgacagacggacagacggacagacggacattttgcacaaacctaatagcggctttttccccttacgggggccgctaaaaatcgaatagatctagtaatagtatagattctatcttgagactagattgccgagtctagcctatgctatgcctatagtcagtttttataagaaaaaagtctagatattaataaagactaaagttttttaattattagattattagaattaattagatttagaaatagacataagacatagatctaataatactgtaatacgtttactatactctatacttaatctactaaactagagatctatctatagatctatctataatatagtcaatctagatctatacaatattcattataatacttctacttataatgacttatttaataagttagtacttagatcgattttagtttattgatagatttacttttcaatgcctagacctaaaaataaaattgcgaatgatgtctataatgactgattattttgttttatataataataggcctattaaatctaggtctagactctacttaaatctagtctaaaataatgactgtctaagactctagatgattgagaagttcacatagaggtgtttttaataataggcctacggcatgtcggctgaaagtatataaagttctttttattttgtaaaaataaaaaagaggctcctGTACTCaatgatagattgcctaactttcaactaataataaattaacaattaacgttgaattacaagaaaagtaataatttttcccgacattgaaaaaaggtgccggtaccccgtacgtaattttttttttgcggggttattgctacattgataccggatcgatttaaatagggcctaagtatacaagcaggatttcgagcattggataaatttatttttaagtacaaagttttatggaagaggcaatatattagttgtttgaagattgtaacttcttaaattcaggctaaaaatatcgaagcctacatttttactctcatttttaaatagtcagaagagatggactgactcatagtgtagcttgtgtacatgcaaaaacacaaactcagttagactttcataactattaaaagaaaaacctagtgattatttttactgtataattctattattattcctttttagaattagaatataaacaaaaatttgccatatgactttatctaacagaaaaaaaattaaacttacgtctatttatgcggttatttatagttacctagtaatgtaaaatatattgaactaacacgtacattcatcataatgcagccatgcgatttttcgtttataaacatagcattatttaggaccaatattttacaaaggctgcttggagaaatcaggtatacccattaggagaaaaacgacccctttactcaagaaaactttaagaaactagaacagacacaaaataaacagtgacattcataacaaaataatattcaaattgattagagtaacacctttttaagtaatcatttaaagtttaaaatcactacaatttttttcaacaattactttgtgtattaaattgtgtatcggaaaatgccgggtacatgaaataagctagtcctaaaaaaacaacacagatcttgggtaaaatactcataaaataaataaataaaaaagcgaCTTTAGCCCAatatcaaagaaacgaaacggactagtccaacaaaccccaTTACAACAAAAGCTTTTTATCACCGGCAATTTCAAGAATTTCTTATGTAGGCAGAGAGCGAGAATGCAGATCATCTACTGCACAATGTTTTGTTGATTATCAAAGAGTAACGTTTCACGAcattcactttattttttttttctgaaatagtGTTTCTTCTTAAGACTAGTGTTAACTATGCAGAGTTAATGAAAGAGCACTGcatacaaatattgtttttcaaGAGAGATGTTACCTCTCATATATGTCAACTTCATTGTAAGCTATTGTAATGACACACTTGTAAGACGCGTAGCAGTTGGGTTTAATTGGGTATTTCCTGAGTGACGTGAcagtacattttaaaagttaGAACGGAAAAAAGATTAGAAACGATGAACGGACGATGGAGACCGACTTGTAGTGAAGAGACGACGTAGACTGTGCCCTTATTCTGTAATAAACTGCTGTTCAAGTTATTAGCTCGATTTCTgcagtatttttatgtttttttgtacTGTTGGAGGTTGGGATTAATTGAACGAGCTCGCTGATAACACATAATCAGTGTAATAAACATCATCTACAATTCTACACTAAAGTGActaaaatagatctaacaacCAACACCACATGAACActataagaaaattaaaaaaaaaatgtatgtcagAAGAAGAAGTAATTTAATTCGAAACTGACTGTCGCTGTTTGCCGAAGATTTCGAAAGTAAAAATCTAAAGCTCTTTCTTACCAATTGAACTAATGACGAGAAAACAGTTATAATCTTGTCATTGGCTAGTTCAGAACAACACAGTTAAATATATAGGAAACTTTTGTCGGCCGGTACAAAGAATAGAGACTCCAAAACGACGTTAGAGTGGCGTGTGGCCCCCATggatcacaaagtctgaaagatgaacctttatttttttttattttgaattacgTGATGTCAGAGTGGTAAAGCACGGGTTCGAGTCTTGGTGGACACTGggctttttttagttttgggatTTTAAGGAAGCTCCTGACGTTAGTtcggaaaagtaaaggcggctggtcagTGTGCTACCCAGTCTGCTCGTTAACctctggccaaagaaacagatgacctatagatCGTTAAGTCTGAAAGGGGGTATTTTACTTAAAGAGATGATAGCTTTCTAATGATACACcttgaaatttgacagtttatgtatatttttgggAAAACAATTATACCAAATTGGCTACATTGAATTAATTTCGACGAtataatttttacaatacctcttttcaagtcagaacttcatggatgGAAGAACCTGGGAGGGTGGAAAGATGATTTTAAAAACGGCTcttacgattttcctagaaatttaacagttgatgtatacatgcattgctggaaaaaaaaaagaaaaattagctCGCCGGCTACATGAAAAAAATTCCAGTTTCacctttataatttttcaaagtaaacaataaataaatgtatatttagctagtgactaaatctaggtctagatccagcATTGGTTtcgaaaggactatcgcgttcttcaAAGAAGTATCACATTTGAGCAATATTCGAATGTAAGTTATTGTGGatacaaaagtaaaataaatgaatgttaAGGAATATTTTATGCAAGGTCTTCCTAGTCTCGCTTTCAAGGCCTTACATTTGGAATTattcaaaacaagaaaaacatttttttaaatacttaaaaacttagattaagtgtaattgtattaattatttttgatcAGTGATGTAGTTCTACTCGGCATTGACCAATTCGAAGTAAAACTGtgcgataagaaatatttttaccaattatttttgtttagcttttagctttctgaatgcgctatgatccaatcactttctcaatgcgctacgattcaatcactttctcaatgtgctacgattcaatcactttctcaatgcgctacgattcaatcactttctcaatgcgctacgATCCAaacacttgtctggaccagcttGAAAAGGGGGAGGAAAGAATgtggtatcttggtgaatgtttgcatgatctttttttaaatgcataaaaaatattCACTCTCACTCGGGTCAAGAGTCCTTAttggggactaattcaactaataccaccaaatctgtcaagtacatttctttcccttgtttaagataccaaacaaaataataaattaccaatagataattgactaattggttaattttttttttattgattcttgtgttgtcaggtaaaagaaatgattttgcacAATTTCATCTTAATCCGAAAtggggtgtgggaaaaataacgtgtgcaaactttttaccagacagacagagtgagttgaaacaaaatgtgtaaagCAAAATATGACGTAGTATACAATAACTGAATAAATATAAAGTAGCTTCAATTTTATTAAAGTGTATAAGCGttacatatatttttacaaaaatctaaTATAGGAATTATCAATTAGCAATTGGCGTCATCTTCTTGGATTTCACAAAGAAATCGAGTTGGATATTGAGGATTAGTGTAATAACACGAATCATCCACAGCCAGCCATCCTGGTTGATCATATAGGTAAAGACAATTAGCTAATGTTCCATATTTCCTACTTTGAACTAAAAATGATGGCACCAGTGTATTGTTGGTTCTATATCTCCAAACTTCTTCTTCAGCGTTGTCTGTTGCGCCAATGAGAACTATTCGGAATCCACTAAActtttgaataaatattttgataaaattaAATTCGTCCAAGTCCTCTATTTCAGCCAAATATCCTCCGTACAAGACACAAGTCGCCATTGCTTCTTCAGACCTAGAGATTGGATCTTGTTGGGACAAATAATATCGTCTTCCTTTGTAAACATCAGATCTTTTGAAAAGCCAAAGTTTGGAGGAATCAAGTCTTGACTTTAACTTCTCCAAGCATCCACACCTGCTTGCCTCACAGAACTCTTGCTCAGTTTGCGTATTTTCTCCAAGTAGAATTTCTTTCACTCCTGGTTCAGTGGCTAGAGCCAAATCTGAGGACATTAGGTTGTAGGAGttagcaaacaaacaaataaataaaattactaatatCACAATTTCGCAATAGAAATAAACGTTTCTCTACATCTTTCTATcgttctctatctctcttttttttctatctttctctcttttatccctctcgctctctctctttctctgtctttatttctatctttttctcttttcttttctctctcacttcatctttctctctctttttttatctttctctctgtctgtctctcttttctatctttccctttctctctttttttctatctttcttttctctattactttatttttctctctctctctttctacctttctctctctctctctctttagctTTCACTTCTTCTCTCAccactttttacttttttctgtCCTTCACAATTTACAGATGCACATCTCAAATATTATTCTATTTTAGTGCATTTGTTTTGTGATTTCTTTGTGCTCTTTTAAgggaaaagatttttaaaaattgatgtaaatattttataaccaagattaaattaagtttaatttttttttcaaatgtgccGTTATGTATTAATAAATTCGCTAATTGCTTTAATAGGTCTATTTACGAGCACTTACAACGAGATTGAACTCACATATTGAAAAACTAATACAATTGTATCAACTGGGGAGACATACCAATACACACCTATCTAAAGCAATGTTAGAgacatgtataaaaaaaattcaacgtTTTATGCTTAAATtcgattattaaatataaatttacttTGAATATTGAAATATGTTCCTGGATCGGAGAGCAGGTTGGCAGAGAGGTCAAGGAACGGGTTGACACTGAAGAGCTGACATGAATTTGTGGATGTGACCCAGTTGAAAGCAGTACAGAAGTCAGTTGACCTACGAAGCAGACATGTCTGTGCACACACCATTTGTCCATCAACGTTTACCGAATCAAACGGTGTGCCAGTCATTTTAGTGTCCATCACTTTGTTAAAGTACAATTCTTCAGCACTGAAACTACGGACTAGTACTTCCAGTTCACAGATATGTAATATTTCTGTGACAtttctgttttaaaagaaatcatttttttattctttgtgtttttgtttaatatgtatgttatttaaaaaaaaactttatatattATGTCTATGACTAAGTTAAGCGAATATAAATGAAGCATACCAATCTATTTCAAAATTTAGTAATTTAGTCATCTAGAGATTAATTAGATTGTTTTAGTAACCTAAATTAATAGATGTCAAATTATATCAATACAGAGATAGGGAAATGGAGCAGTAACGCTTAAAACAGTCACGTCTGTTCTGTTAACACAAACACCAGGTTACCAAGTACATCCTGTAATACAGTCACTCCTAAGCTTTGTCGTAAACGGAACACtttcacattctgagtatttagcggaacactttttttagagagattaattcaggtggtggcctactagttgaTTATTCCAGTAAGTCTTGGAACACCTATTGAAGCCACTCAGAACACTAGGGTTATGTGGAATATAGTTttggaaacactgctttaataCAGCTGTTGTTAAATGTCGTCGTGAGGGGAAGGACAGTGACAATTTTATAAGAATGGTGCCAGATAGTGGAGTAGGAAAtgtgggaaataaaaaaaaacataagggGACAGGGATGTCGAACTGTAAAGAAGACCAATTGGGATGGAAATgaggtaaaattaaaaaaaaacggtagGTTGAGGTAGCAGAGGTTAATAGGTTGAAGTAGCAGAGGTTAAAATATTAGAGTGAAAGGTATATGGTCGGAGGTAAAATGTTCaagttaaaacaataaaatattacagCCTTTAAAAAGAACTTGTAAAATAATTGAGTATGTGTGAAAGAGAGGGGTTGGACAGTTCTGTTTACACCTTCTTACCTCATAATTAAACGTACATATCTGCCTATAATTGGTACAGGGCATGAGAAGTTAAACGTGCCAGGACCCAGTGGATCAGTTTGATGGTAGCAAACTTGGCCAGCTACATCAGGAAATGTGGAAAGTTGTCTTGGGTCTTTTTGGAAGATTTCAATATCAAAGTTTCTCAAACGTAAAGCCGTTTGTTCATTCATATAAACATCTTTCCTGAAATATCGGGGTCAAATCTGtacttagataatctttcattACCAAGTTAAAATAGTACAAACACAtcaaataacaaggttacaaagtttgtgtggaaatataaacttaaaatcggcccccaaagtcgTCCGCCACGGCATGTAAAAagtaggtttcaatattttcagaaaaaatatcagaaacaatagaagacaAACTGTTAACAATTTTAATAGCCTCTTCGTCGttacaaagaaagagagacgtGCTTGTATCGAAAGTGTTGCTGatactgttgtattgttagttcgactaacgacttgatgaaataaaatacggagatttattaatgttatgaTTATTGCATTGTTCATattcatattgtaataactgaagggaggcaaagCCGTAATTAATGGGCAAGCTGTAGCAGATAATTGATGAGAGAAAGTCTTTCATAGGACATCGTTTTTCAACGTATATAATGACGATgtttaactatttttataaaagaatCAGACTTTCTTTCACTACGAGTGAGATATCCATGTAGAGCAGGGTTTCTCAACCTATGGGTCATGAGCCCCTAAgtggtcgattgacgatttgctaggggtcgccaaagaccatcgaaaatatagattgtttttctactcttctattgctgtgtgtgtgtgggggggggtcgcggcagagggGACTCCGAGCTgaaaaagttgagaaccgctgatgtagAGGTTTCGGACTATGCAATAGTTACATACCTAACATATGTCTTCAATTATGTAAAGGTAACTAAGTAGCCCATACATGACGAAGCCAAACTGAGGAATCTTTTTATAGTAAACTTAAtagtttaaagtatttttactaATGTTAGTGTTATTTAATTTTCCAGAATG contains the following coding sequences:
- the LOC106062076 gene encoding uncharacterized protein LOC106062076 isoform X1 translates to MFSSKYILLLFMVEATDGLYNAARFKPAIQSSIFYPYYAYLGVDGNYSSDGLEGHCQQTQKEWNPWWMVDLCGQFIIEKIQLTNRKDVYMNEQTALRLRNFDIEIFQKDPRQLSTFPDVAGQVCYHQTDPLGPGTFNFSCPVPIIGRYVRLIMRNVTEILHICELEVLVRSFSAEELYFNKVMDTKMTGTPFDSVNVDGQMVCAQTCLLRRSTDFCTAFNWVTSTNSCQLFSVNPFLDLSANLLSDPGTYFNIQNLALATEPGVKEILLGENTQTEQEFCEASRCGCLEKLKSRLDSSKLWLFKRSDVYKGRRYYLSQQDPISRSEEAMATCVLYGGYLAEIEDLDEFNFIKIFIQKFSGFRIVLIGATDNAEEEVWRYRTNNTLVPSFLVQSRKYGTLANCLYLYDQPGWLAVDDSCYYTNPQYPTRFLCEIQEDDANC